The following are encoded together in the Planococcus antarcticus DSM 14505 genome:
- a CDS encoding glycosyltransferase family 2 protein — MKMKLISIVVPAFNEDANIASMYDRLVQELESLPYRYEIMFINDGSSDGTLQEILKLAEAHDSVKYISLTRNFGKESAMLAGLKRIKGDAAIVMDSDLQHPPTLIGEMVAGYEDGFNQVVARRSRTGDSKARSLLSSLYYKLINSITDVDLQDGEGDFRLLSRKAINAILALSESNRFSKGLFSWIGLSKKTINYENVLRTDGDSKWSFNSLVNYGIDGIVSFNMKPLRICFYTGFLVLILSLIYIFFTLYNIMREGIGAPGYFTTITAILLLGGIQLISLGVIGEYIGRIYNETKQRPHFLVDISNADEYDEP; from the coding sequence ATAAAAATGAAGCTTATCTCTATTGTTGTTCCGGCTTTTAACGAAGACGCAAACATTGCTTCCATGTACGACAGGTTGGTGCAGGAACTTGAGTCGCTTCCATATCGTTATGAAATTATGTTCATCAATGATGGTAGTAGTGATGGCACACTCCAGGAAATTTTAAAGTTGGCAGAAGCGCATGATAGCGTAAAATATATTTCATTGACTCGGAACTTCGGAAAAGAGTCGGCGATGCTCGCCGGTTTGAAGCGCATTAAAGGAGACGCGGCCATTGTGATGGACAGCGACCTACAGCATCCACCCACATTGATCGGTGAAATGGTGGCGGGCTATGAGGATGGCTTTAACCAAGTCGTGGCCAGGCGCTCCCGCACAGGAGACTCTAAAGCACGCTCCTTGCTTTCTTCCTTATACTACAAACTTATTAACTCGATCACTGATGTCGATTTGCAGGACGGCGAAGGGGATTTCCGGCTGTTAAGCCGCAAAGCCATCAATGCGATTCTGGCATTGAGCGAAAGCAATCGATTCTCTAAAGGACTGTTCTCTTGGATTGGCCTCAGCAAAAAGACGATCAACTACGAAAATGTGCTGCGGACTGACGGGGATTCAAAATGGTCGTTTAACAGTCTGGTCAATTATGGCATTGACGGCATTGTTTCATTTAATATGAAGCCTCTGCGCATTTGCTTTTACACAGGGTTTCTGGTCCTGATTCTGTCGCTGATCTACATTTTCTTCACATTATACAATATTATGCGGGAAGGCATCGGTGCCCCCGGCTACTTTACGACAATAACAGCGATTCTCTTACTGGGAGGCATTCAACTGATCAGCCTTGGTGTCATTGGCGAATATATCGGACGCATTTACAATGAAACAAAACAGCGCCCTCATTTTCTTGTGGATATTAGCAATGCGGATGAATATGATGAGCCTTAA
- a CDS encoding organic hydroperoxide resistance protein, translating into MSALFTTSVTATGGREGRVISEDNLLDFQLVSPKELGGPGGEGTNPEQLFAAGYSACFDGALNLIIKREKAEVSSTSIKADVHFLKDESDGGFKIGVTLNAHLEGVDEATAKDLVEKAHAFCPYSKATRGNVDVELKIV; encoded by the coding sequence ATGTCAGCATTATTTACAACATCTGTCACAGCCACTGGTGGCCGTGAAGGAAGAGTCATTTCCGAAGACAATCTATTGGATTTTCAATTGGTATCGCCAAAAGAATTGGGAGGTCCCGGAGGAGAAGGCACAAATCCTGAACAATTATTTGCGGCAGGCTATTCTGCTTGCTTCGATGGAGCATTAAACTTAATCATCAAAAGAGAAAAAGCGGAAGTTTCAAGCACTTCTATCAAAGCCGATGTCCACTTTCTGAAAGATGAAAGCGATGGGGGCTTTAAAATTGGTGTTACTTTAAATGCTCATCTAGAAGGCGTTGACGAAGCGACAGCAAAAGACCTCGTAGAAAAAGCACATGCATTTTGCCCGTATTCCAAAGCGACAAGAGGCAATGTAGACGTAGAATTGAAAATAGTATAA
- a CDS encoding PAS domain-containing protein, translating into MLHLVKETKGEVKRLKELSRETQAALLEAMIDGSKVGTIVTDPAQPDNPIIYTNKTFIEMTGYTRGEVVGRNCRFLQGPGTAKEDIEKMKKAIANEEKVIVTVQNYRKDDSPFWNRLVIEPVHIEGNLYFIGTQTDITLERSQQQAIMANEDEIEKLMLPILSIQENVATVALVGTMNFQRFETLKAKICEYAQEHHIEHAIIDITGLTWNEKSPLYWFTQIYEALRIMGSKLYVTGISPAAAQQFVTDSDRDSRVVTFSTIERALNFIAQNADGGNHIS; encoded by the coding sequence ATGCTACATTTAGTAAAAGAAACGAAAGGCGAGGTGAAACGTTTGAAGGAGTTATCCCGGGAAACCCAGGCGGCATTGCTTGAAGCTATGATTGATGGTAGCAAAGTGGGCACTATTGTAACTGATCCGGCACAGCCGGACAATCCGATTATCTACACAAATAAAACCTTTATTGAGATGACTGGATATACACGAGGAGAAGTAGTTGGGCGCAATTGCCGTTTTTTGCAAGGACCTGGAACAGCAAAAGAAGATATTGAAAAAATGAAAAAAGCCATTGCTAATGAAGAAAAAGTCATCGTGACTGTACAGAATTACCGCAAAGACGACTCTCCATTCTGGAATCGCTTAGTCATAGAGCCTGTCCATATAGAGGGCAACCTGTATTTTATCGGTACTCAGACAGACATTACGCTGGAGCGCTCTCAGCAACAGGCCATTATGGCAAACGAAGATGAAATTGAAAAACTAATGCTGCCTATTTTGTCTATACAGGAAAATGTAGCGACTGTTGCACTGGTCGGTACAATGAACTTTCAGCGCTTTGAAACCTTAAAAGCGAAAATTTGTGAGTATGCGCAGGAGCATCACATTGAACATGCAATCATCGACATTACCGGATTAACCTGGAATGAAAAATCACCACTTTATTGGTTTACACAAATTTATGAAGCGCTTCGAATTATGGGAAGTAAACTTTATGTCACAGGTATTTCTCCAGCCGCAGCGCAGCAGTTTGTCACTGATTCAGATCGCGATAGCCGCGTGGTCACTTTTTCGACAATTGAAAGAGCGCTGAATTTTATTGCACAAAATGCAGACGGCGGAAATCATATAAGTTGA
- a CDS encoding YfhO family protein, with product MHKLRPALLLLFFCFLLSAIGHIVFLYQWSRGYFMVGINDGLSQMLPFKHLLFEQYTRGEFFYSLDFGLGAGTFSELSYYFSTSIVFLVSVIIISILKMINVIQTTDVLFWANAAVFISIVRLAAVLFITTRLFMYLKISKPAAFLGACLYGISGMYFRHGTYWEFFADAFLWLPLLLFGVEKIFREQKPGWFLVAIAVSMIDNFYFAYINFLLTSIYILFRLFIPLSTREQDKKKVIISFVVTGIIGAGISAVSFVPAVYAYLNNHRPDFQQEIPWLDTTDNILFNSSFIVLPAFFVFLLFCGFLYRHKTFRLFALLGIVGIIMHNSPLIGSAFNGFSAPQYRWEYFLSLVMGGAVAIAFDQLHKFTLRRFFIAAVFAIFSFVLYASKDEFFEIDSYFSILSIASLSITLLLLFLYIRFTQPLFKNLLMASLFIWVLIFSNLYQTEKILEDGDISQVGEELVTGVDYDDPEINKLLDYIRSKETGGFYRIEWMEGVRNNTPIVQDFQGLSAYSSIINKNLLYFYLYDLEIDMARESVSRYATLGNRANLHSLLQGKYIIRSREDNNIPFGFNEIYASEKYIAYENEYVLPFARSTSTTYTEQQLAAASPLMREQAMLTGIVLDQNQGAEPLPESGENSIDFDRVAVGATYTDGLLQVAERTGGLNLNLENLPESADDLFVSLHLENKAFDQGFLLEVNDYQTTRKSNQSIYKTFVDDLTIRIPAEKLIEIRLPKGKYELTDIQVYSTSYKNLQKQAAQPDLTSDLVTDGSHVSLDYDNTENDEYLELSIPYERGWQATVNGQEVEVLKADYAFIAVPLETGNNKVALTYRPPFFKPAAAVSIVSVVLGFLLIFRKRKNIS from the coding sequence ATGCACAAACTACGCCCTGCTCTCCTGCTGTTATTCTTTTGCTTTCTATTATCTGCGATTGGCCACATTGTTTTTCTATACCAATGGTCGCGTGGTTATTTTATGGTGGGGATAAATGATGGCCTTTCGCAAATGTTGCCCTTTAAACATCTTCTATTTGAACAATACACCCGAGGGGAATTTTTCTACTCGCTCGATTTCGGATTAGGAGCTGGCACGTTTAGTGAACTGTCTTATTATTTCTCTACGTCTATTGTGTTCTTAGTTTCAGTGATAATTATTTCCATCCTGAAAATGATCAATGTTATTCAGACAACCGATGTGTTGTTCTGGGCAAATGCCGCAGTCTTTATCAGCATTGTCCGTCTGGCTGCTGTACTATTTATCACGACACGTCTGTTCATGTATCTGAAAATTTCGAAGCCAGCAGCTTTTTTAGGCGCTTGCCTCTATGGAATTTCAGGAATGTATTTTCGCCACGGTACGTACTGGGAATTTTTCGCGGATGCTTTTTTATGGCTGCCCCTTCTTTTGTTTGGTGTCGAAAAGATTTTCCGCGAACAAAAACCTGGTTGGTTTTTAGTAGCCATCGCTGTTTCGATGATTGATAATTTCTATTTTGCTTATATTAATTTTTTATTGACTTCTATCTATATTTTATTCCGTTTGTTCATTCCGCTCAGCACAAGGGAGCAGGACAAAAAGAAAGTGATAATAAGTTTTGTCGTCACTGGCATTATAGGAGCTGGCATTAGTGCTGTTTCCTTTGTTCCTGCAGTATATGCCTACTTAAATAACCACAGGCCGGATTTTCAGCAGGAAATTCCCTGGCTGGATACAACAGACAATATTTTATTCAACAGTTCTTTTATCGTTTTACCAGCGTTTTTTGTCTTCTTGTTGTTTTGTGGGTTTCTGTATCGCCATAAAACGTTCCGGTTGTTTGCACTCTTGGGAATTGTCGGGATTATCATGCACAACAGCCCGTTGATTGGAAGCGCCTTTAACGGTTTTTCTGCCCCGCAATATCGCTGGGAATATTTTTTATCCTTAGTCATGGGAGGCGCAGTTGCTATAGCATTTGATCAATTGCATAAATTCACATTGCGCCGTTTTTTTATTGCAGCTGTTTTCGCGATTTTTAGTTTCGTGCTTTACGCTTCAAAAGACGAATTTTTTGAAATTGATTCCTATTTTTCAATTTTGTCTATCGCTAGCCTGTCCATTACTTTGTTGCTGCTGTTCCTCTATATCAGATTCACTCAGCCTTTATTCAAGAATTTATTGATGGCTTCCTTGTTTATATGGGTTCTAATTTTTTCCAACTTATATCAAACGGAAAAGATTCTTGAAGACGGAGACATTTCGCAAGTTGGTGAAGAGTTGGTGACCGGTGTGGATTACGACGACCCCGAAATAAATAAACTGCTAGATTATATCCGCTCCAAAGAAACTGGCGGATTTTACCGAATTGAATGGATGGAAGGTGTCCGCAACAATACACCAATCGTGCAAGATTTCCAGGGATTGAGTGCGTATTCCAGTATTATAAATAAAAATTTATTGTACTTTTACTTGTACGACCTTGAAATCGACATGGCCCGTGAAAGCGTCAGCCGCTATGCGACGCTTGGCAATCGTGCAAATTTGCACAGTTTGCTTCAGGGAAAATACATCATCCGGTCACGCGAAGATAATAATATTCCATTTGGCTTCAACGAAATATACGCATCAGAAAAATACATCGCCTATGAAAACGAATATGTTCTGCCGTTTGCCCGGTCCACTTCTACTACTTACACGGAACAACAATTAGCGGCGGCATCTCCGCTAATGCGCGAGCAGGCTATGCTGACTGGTATTGTACTCGACCAAAATCAAGGTGCTGAACCGTTGCCTGAATCCGGTGAAAACTCGATTGATTTTGATAGAGTAGCAGTTGGTGCCACCTATACTGATGGCTTGCTGCAAGTGGCTGAAAGAACTGGCGGCTTAAACTTAAACTTGGAAAATCTACCCGAATCCGCGGATGATTTGTTTGTTTCTCTTCATTTAGAAAACAAGGCATTCGATCAAGGCTTCTTGCTTGAAGTGAACGACTATCAAACTACCAGAAAATCCAATCAATCGATTTACAAAACATTTGTAGATGATCTCACTATCCGGATTCCCGCTGAAAAATTAATTGAAATACGTCTTCCAAAAGGCAAATATGAACTAACAGACATCCAAGTTTATTCTACGTCTTATAAAAATTTGCAGAAACAAGCCGCTCAACCTGACTTAACTAGCGATTTAGTAACAGACGGTAGCCATGTTAGTCTCGATTATGATAATACAGAGAACGACGAATACCTAGAGCTTTCTATTCCTTACGAGCGCGGCTGGCAAGCAACGGTAAACGGACAAGAAGTGGAAGTGCTGAAAGCAGATTATGCCTTTATTGCTGTCCCTTTGGAGACAGGTAATAACAAGGTTGCTCTAACTTACCGGCCGCCATTTTTCAAACCCGCTGCTGCTGTAAGCATTGTGTCAGTAGTTCTAGGATTCTTGCTCATTTTCCGTAAACGAAAAAATATAAGTTGA
- a CDS encoding type 1 glutamine amidotransferase domain-containing protein yields MAKVLAVLSSGYADEKNNYVTGWWAEELFAPALELEKEGHIVGLASIDGGKPIVDPVSLSKDYDPTGIYKKQYDSGMADKTTPIVDVKASEYDAIMIVGGHGAMFDLAHNEDLHAVINIVYETGGIVSAVCHGPAPLVYTKTKEGHGLLDGLKVTGYPNDSEPKEVMDLLPFSLEDELKKVADYHEEKDQDAYVVWGSKQILTGRDPQSSQLFGRELAQKLSQRELQTEENFQD; encoded by the coding sequence ATGGCAAAAGTATTAGCGGTATTATCGAGTGGCTATGCAGATGAAAAAAATAACTATGTCACTGGCTGGTGGGCGGAAGAACTGTTCGCACCTGCTCTAGAACTAGAAAAAGAAGGGCATATTGTTGGATTGGCATCCATTGATGGAGGCAAACCCATCGTCGACCCAGTGAGCCTCAGCAAAGACTATGATCCAACTGGCATTTATAAAAAACAATATGATTCAGGCATGGCAGATAAAACGACACCGATCGTCGACGTCAAAGCTAGTGAATACGATGCTATCATGATTGTCGGCGGACACGGTGCCATGTTTGATTTGGCACACAACGAAGATCTGCATGCTGTGATTAATATCGTCTATGAGACGGGCGGCATCGTTTCAGCTGTTTGCCACGGACCAGCACCTCTAGTATACACAAAAACCAAAGAAGGTCATGGCCTACTTGATGGCCTTAAAGTCACCGGCTACCCGAATGACAGTGAACCAAAAGAAGTAATGGATTTGTTGCCCTTCAGCCTCGAAGATGAATTGAAAAAAGTTGCGGACTACCATGAAGAAAAAGACCAGGACGCCTATGTTGTCTGGGGCAGCAAGCAAATTCTTACAGGGCGGGACCCACAGTCTTCACAACTGTTTGGCCGTGAATTAGCACAGAAGTTATCTCAGCGTGAGTTGCAGACGGAAGAAAATTTTCAGGATTGA
- a CDS encoding S1C family serine protease has protein sequence MGYYNSNEPKKNKKGYFASSFTGLIAGALLVGVVLPGMTDAELGSTESTSTSESVSGLQTASTVVTSDVTKVVEETTDAVVGVSNLQVAQQNPFASQTGEGKESQEAGVGSGVIYKKDGDIAYIVTNNHVVEGAEDVMVTLSDGTELDAEVLGTDVWTDLAVLKVPGESIKAVAEFGDSSVLQAGEPVIAIGNPLGLQFSGSVTTGVISGTERLVPIDINQDGTEDWQSEVLQTDAAISPGNSGGALINAEGQLIGINSMKIAQNAVEGIGLAIPVNTAIPIIADLETEGAVERPSMGVAIVDLAEVPAQYRSSQLNLPTEVEGGIVIESVVEGSGAAAAGIEAYDVIVELDGNPVNSVLDLRQHLYNETKVSDVVKVKAFRNGELQNFELTLTENS, from the coding sequence ATGGGTTATTATAATTCAAACGAACCGAAAAAGAACAAAAAAGGTTACTTTGCTTCAAGTTTTACAGGGTTGATCGCAGGGGCATTATTAGTGGGAGTAGTTCTTCCAGGCATGACCGATGCAGAGCTCGGCAGCACTGAATCAACGTCAACCAGTGAGTCAGTCAGCGGCTTGCAGACCGCTTCCACAGTTGTCACTTCAGATGTGACAAAAGTTGTTGAAGAAACCACTGACGCCGTAGTCGGTGTTTCCAATTTGCAGGTGGCACAGCAAAATCCTTTTGCTTCGCAAACCGGTGAAGGTAAAGAATCACAGGAAGCAGGCGTAGGATCAGGGGTCATTTATAAAAAAGATGGGGACATTGCGTATATCGTCACCAATAATCATGTGGTTGAAGGTGCAGAAGATGTAATGGTTACTTTGTCAGATGGAACTGAACTTGATGCTGAGGTGCTGGGTACAGATGTTTGGACCGACTTAGCAGTTTTGAAAGTTCCTGGTGAAAGCATTAAAGCAGTAGCTGAATTTGGAGATTCTTCCGTATTACAGGCTGGTGAACCGGTTATTGCTATTGGTAACCCATTAGGACTTCAATTTTCCGGATCGGTGACTACCGGTGTTATTTCAGGAACTGAACGGTTAGTACCAATTGATATAAACCAAGATGGTACAGAAGACTGGCAGTCAGAGGTTCTTCAAACCGATGCTGCGATCAGCCCAGGGAACAGCGGCGGTGCTTTGATCAATGCTGAAGGGCAACTGATCGGCATCAATTCCATGAAAATCGCCCAGAATGCTGTAGAAGGCATCGGACTGGCGATACCTGTTAATACAGCGATACCAATTATCGCAGACTTGGAAACTGAAGGAGCTGTAGAACGGCCGTCGATGGGCGTTGCCATTGTGGATTTAGCTGAAGTTCCAGCACAATACCGCAGCAGTCAATTGAATTTGCCAACAGAAGTCGAAGGTGGCATTGTCATTGAATCGGTAGTTGAAGGTTCAGGAGCGGCGGCAGCAGGAATAGAAGCATATGATGTCATTGTCGAATTGGATGGAAATCCGGTTAATTCCGTGCTGGATCTTCGCCAACATCTGTACAATGAAACGAAAGTCAGCGACGTAGTGAAAGTAAAAGCCTTTAGAAATGGCGAACTTCAGAATTTTGAGCTGACATTGACAGAAAATAGTTAA
- a CDS encoding superoxide dismutase family protein codes for MKRWLILVLSLAFLLFLAACGNESTEDPPTESDGATEQDLEEGEDTTEGGATNNSGEILMLTVEMMNSDGDVVGTAELAEEDNGVAVVLEVENLEEGMHGIHFHETGMCEAPDFESAGGHFNPTDAMHGMDNPDGPHAGDLPNIEVSEDGTATQEFTAENVTLAIGEENSLLKEGGTALVIHAGEDDQTTDPSGDSGDRISCGVLTGES; via the coding sequence ATGAAGCGCTGGCTTATACTCGTTTTATCACTGGCTTTTTTATTGTTTTTAGCAGCCTGTGGCAATGAAAGTACAGAAGATCCACCAACAGAATCAGATGGTGCAACAGAACAGGATCTTGAAGAGGGTGAAGATACCACTGAAGGCGGAGCCACTAACAACAGCGGCGAAATTCTCATGTTAACGGTGGAGATGATGAACAGTGACGGCGATGTGGTCGGTACTGCAGAATTGGCGGAGGAAGATAACGGCGTTGCCGTTGTGCTTGAAGTCGAAAATTTAGAAGAAGGCATGCATGGTATTCATTTCCATGAGACAGGAATGTGCGAAGCTCCAGATTTCGAATCTGCCGGCGGCCATTTTAATCCGACAGATGCCATGCATGGCATGGACAACCCAGACGGTCCACATGCTGGAGATTTACCGAATATTGAAGTCAGTGAAGACGGCACTGCTACTCAGGAGTTTACAGCTGAAAATGTCACGCTTGCAATTGGCGAAGAAAATTCATTACTGAAAGAAGGCGGGACAGCCCTTGTGATTCATGCGGGTGAAGACGATCAAACAACCGATCCTTCTGGTGACTCCGGCGATCGTATTTCTTGTGGAGTACTCACTGGAGAGTCGTAA
- a CDS encoding GtrA family protein, translating into MSLKALNTEFTRFVFVGVLNTLSYYTIYLVLHNIFSLPYLLAHIVGFLISLNISFFLNCYVTYRIKPTLKKYLYFPLTQVVNMSVSTALIFIFVELLHLNSNIAPFAAVLFTVPITFIVSGKILKDATHPK; encoded by the coding sequence ATGAGCCTTAAGGCGCTGAATACCGAGTTTACCCGTTTTGTTTTTGTTGGTGTTCTTAACACCTTGAGCTACTACACTATTTACCTGGTGCTGCATAATATTTTCTCCTTGCCTTATCTGCTGGCACATATTGTAGGATTTTTGATCAGTTTAAATATCTCTTTTTTCTTGAATTGCTATGTGACGTATCGAATCAAGCCGACCTTAAAGAAATACTTGTACTTTCCTTTAACCCAAGTCGTTAATATGTCTGTTTCAACAGCATTAATTTTTATTTTTGTGGAACTTCTTCACCTCAATAGTAATATTGCGCCTTTTGCGGCCGTATTATTTACAGTTCCCATAACCTTTATCGTATCGGGTAAGATTCTCAAAGATGCAACTCATCCAAAATAA
- a CDS encoding manganese catalase family protein — MFFHTGELQYHAKPDSPDPVFAKQVQELIGGQFGEMTVAMQYLFQGWGTRGNEKYRDLLMDTGTQELGHIEMLATMVARLLEGASVYEQEKAASDPIVGAIMGGMNPQHAIVHGLGASPKDSNGVPWNAGYIVASGNLLADFRANVNAESQGRLQVARLYSMTDDKGVKDLFSFLLARDTMHQNQWLAAIKELEAKEGPIVPGTLPPEWEATEYSHTLYTSSESSKELKWMSETAPDGHEFKFGKPEPFSTKPELKPAPPEAHNSLPEDKLK; from the coding sequence ATGTTTTTTCACACAGGAGAACTTCAGTATCATGCCAAACCTGATTCTCCAGATCCGGTTTTTGCTAAACAAGTACAGGAATTGATTGGTGGACAATTTGGTGAAATGACAGTTGCCATGCAGTACTTATTCCAAGGGTGGGGCACAAGAGGAAACGAAAAATACAGAGATTTACTAATGGATACAGGAACGCAGGAGTTAGGACACATTGAAATGCTGGCAACTATGGTAGCAAGACTCCTTGAAGGGGCATCTGTCTATGAACAGGAAAAAGCCGCTAGTGATCCGATTGTTGGAGCCATCATGGGCGGCATGAATCCGCAGCATGCCATTGTGCATGGGTTAGGTGCTTCTCCAAAAGACAGCAACGGTGTTCCTTGGAACGCAGGATATATCGTGGCAAGTGGAAACTTATTGGCGGATTTCCGTGCCAACGTTAATGCAGAATCACAAGGTCGTCTCCAAGTAGCCCGTCTTTACAGCATGACCGATGACAAAGGCGTGAAAGACCTGTTTTCATTCCTGCTGGCACGCGACACGATGCACCAGAATCAGTGGCTTGCTGCTATAAAAGAATTGGAAGCAAAGGAAGGACCGATTGTTCCTGGTACACTTCCGCCGGAATGGGAAGCGACCGAATACTCCCATACTCTTTATACAAGTTCAGAAAGTAGCAAAGAATTGAAATGGATGAGTGAGACTGCACCGGATGGCCATGAATTCAAATTTGGCAAACCGGAGCCGTTCAGTACTAAACCTGAACTGAAACCTGCTCCGCCAGAAGCTCACAATTCATTGCCTGAAGATAAATTGAAGTAA
- a CDS encoding peptidylprolyl isomerase: MKKLLYIGSGVIAATAIFMMVAFSGDESVASVGDTEITKDALYEKMVASAGAATLDTLISNEVVNQEAANADIKVTQKELDAEMAVYEESYGGAKALEQALAASGMSIADLEEEMEVYLKVEKIIGPDIEITDEQIGTYFEENKESFEQPSKVEASHILVATQEEADKVKAKLENGGDFAELAAEYSTDTANADSGGVLGAFGAGEMAAEFEEAAFGMEIDEISDPVETDYGFHIIQVTGKPAEAEANLEDSKEQIKETLFDEALNTKYAEWLVEKTDSYNIDNSLTE, translated from the coding sequence ATGAAAAAACTTTTATACATCGGAAGCGGCGTAATAGCGGCAACCGCTATTTTTATGATGGTTGCATTTTCAGGGGACGAGTCAGTAGCTTCGGTGGGAGACACCGAAATAACGAAAGATGCTTTGTATGAAAAAATGGTGGCTTCCGCTGGAGCGGCGACACTTGATACTCTGATTTCTAACGAAGTGGTCAATCAGGAGGCAGCTAATGCTGACATCAAGGTAACTCAGAAAGAGCTCGATGCAGAAATGGCAGTTTACGAAGAAAGCTACGGTGGAGCGAAAGCACTTGAACAGGCCCTTGCAGCCAGTGGCATGTCGATAGCGGATCTGGAAGAGGAAATGGAAGTTTACTTGAAGGTTGAAAAAATCATTGGACCGGATATTGAAATAACCGATGAGCAGATCGGCACGTATTTTGAAGAAAATAAAGAGTCTTTCGAACAGCCTTCCAAAGTCGAAGCAAGCCATATACTCGTAGCTACTCAGGAAGAGGCAGATAAAGTCAAGGCGAAGCTAGAGAATGGCGGCGACTTTGCGGAACTAGCAGCTGAATATTCAACAGATACTGCGAATGCCGATAGCGGCGGGGTACTGGGAGCATTCGGAGCAGGGGAAATGGCAGCAGAATTTGAAGAAGCTGCATTCGGTATGGAAATCGATGAAATCAGCGATCCTGTAGAAACAGATTACGGCTTCCATATCATACAAGTAACCGGAAAACCCGCTGAAGCTGAAGCAAATTTGGAAGACAGCAAGGAACAGATCAAGGAAACTTTGTTTGATGAAGCACTGAATACTAAATATGCAGAATGGTTAGTAGAGAAAACCGATTCATACAACATCGATAATAGCTTGACAGAATAG
- a CDS encoding SDR family oxidoreductase, giving the protein MTKDKFEKIDEQVDPQEQSTQPGSEEKMNPEPIYDDEDYTGSGKLEGKVALITGGDSGIGRAVAVAYAKEGASIAIAYLDEHEDAEETIKAIESYGAKGVKFATDISDVENCNQLVVDVISEFGQLNVLVNNAGKQFPQDDFLAISPDQLMETFSTNIFSMFYLTQAALPHFQKGDSIINTSSVTAYRGSAELIDYSSTKGAITSFTRSLSANIAEQGIRVNSVAPGPIWTPLIPATFGSEKVGEHGGETPMERRGQPSELAPAYVYLASKDATYVTGQAIHVNGGGFISS; this is encoded by the coding sequence ATGACTAAAGATAAATTCGAAAAAATTGATGAACAAGTCGATCCACAGGAACAATCAACTCAACCCGGTTCGGAAGAGAAGATGAATCCTGAACCGATTTATGACGATGAAGACTATACGGGTTCTGGAAAATTAGAAGGTAAAGTTGCACTTATTACAGGCGGAGATAGCGGCATCGGCCGCGCAGTAGCAGTAGCTTATGCTAAAGAAGGTGCCAGTATTGCGATCGCCTACCTTGACGAACATGAAGATGCAGAAGAAACGATAAAAGCGATTGAATCCTATGGAGCCAAAGGAGTTAAATTCGCTACAGATATTAGCGATGTAGAAAATTGTAATCAGCTTGTAGTAGATGTCATTTCTGAATTCGGCCAACTGAATGTTTTAGTCAATAATGCCGGAAAACAATTTCCACAGGATGACTTTTTAGCTATTAGTCCGGATCAATTAATGGAGACTTTTTCTACCAATATTTTTAGTATGTTCTATTTGACGCAAGCTGCCCTACCTCATTTCCAAAAAGGTGACAGCATCATCAATACTTCATCTGTGACAGCTTACCGTGGGTCTGCCGAGCTGATTGATTATTCATCAACCAAAGGAGCGATCACAAGCTTTACCCGCTCCTTATCAGCTAATATCGCCGAACAAGGAATCCGTGTAAATTCAGTTGCACCCGGACCTATTTGGACACCACTGATTCCAGCTACTTTCGGATCAGAAAAAGTCGGTGAACATGGCGGCGAGACACCCATGGAGCGGCGCGGCCAGCCGTCTGAATTGGCACCTGCTTATGTCTATCTTGCTTCAAAAGATGCTACCTATGTAACAGGTCAGGCCATCCACGTAAATGGCGGCGGTTTTATTAGTTCTTGA